Proteins encoded by one window of Terriglobales bacterium:
- the hemG gene encoding protoporphyrinogen oxidase encodes KWRVATESGSGEFDAVILAVPAYAAAGLLGDVHTRLAELLQQIPYSSSVTVALGYDSAVSLPEGFGFLVPRSEGRHMLACTFVHNKFPHRAPQGWRLLRVFLGGSSDPHAHELDDSEITTLVRQELREILGLEAEACFVRIYRWPRAMAQYEVGHLERVTEITRLRAELPGLFLAGNAYGGIGVPDCVREGREAARAAAAT; translated from the coding sequence AAGTGGCGGGTGGCCACCGAAAGTGGCAGCGGGGAATTCGATGCCGTCATCCTGGCGGTGCCCGCGTACGCGGCCGCAGGTCTCCTCGGGGATGTGCACACTCGCCTGGCCGAGCTGCTGCAGCAGATACCCTACAGCTCCTCAGTCACCGTAGCCTTGGGTTACGATTCCGCTGTTTCCTTGCCTGAGGGTTTTGGCTTCCTGGTGCCGCGCAGCGAAGGACGCCACATGCTGGCCTGCACCTTCGTCCACAACAAGTTTCCTCACCGCGCACCGCAGGGCTGGCGGTTGCTGCGCGTGTTCCTGGGCGGCTCGAGCGACCCGCACGCTCATGAACTGGACGACTCTGAAATCACTACGCTGGTGCGGCAGGAACTGCGCGAGATCCTCGGCCTGGAAGCGGAAGCGTGCTTCGTGCGCATCTACCGGTGGCCGCGCGCCATGGCGCAGTATGAGGTCGGGCACCTCGAGCGCGTGACGGAAATCACCCGCCTGCGAGCGGAGCTGCCCGGGCTTTTTTTGGCGGGGAATGCCTATGGCGGCATCGGCGTCCCCGACTGCGTACGCGAGGGCAGGGAGGCTGCCCGCGCGGCAGCCGCGACTTAG